A genomic window from Macaca mulatta isolate MMU2019108-1 chromosome 19, T2T-MMU8v2.0, whole genome shotgun sequence includes:
- the WIZ gene encoding protein Wiz isoform X6, translating into MNPHAELEGSRRFLHHRGEPRLLEKHPQGRPRFNWLQDEDEQGSPQDAGLHLDLPAQPPPLAPFRRVFVPVEDTPKMLDMAVVGGREDLEDLEGLAQSSEWGLPTSASEVATQTWTVNSEASVERLQPLLPPIRTGPYLCELLEEVAEGVASPEEDEDEEPAVFPCIECSIYFKQKEHLLEHMSQHRRAPGQEPPADLAPLACGECGWAFADPAALEQHRQLHQASREKIIEEIQKLKQVPGDEGREARLQCPKCVFGTNSSRAYVQHAKLHVREPPGQTAKEPFGGSSGAGSPSPEASALLYQPYGAAVSLSACVFCGFPAPSESLLREHVRLVHARHHWEEDGEAYEEDPASQPGTSQDAHACFPDTAVDYFGKAEASLAPMWRENPAGYDPSLAFGPGCQQLSIRDFPLSKPLPHRVGQRPLGRLAFPSTLASTPYSLQLGRNKSTVHPQGLGERRRPWSEEEEEEEEEEEDVVLTSEMDFSPENGVFSPLATLSLIPQPALELKRTFREALQAAEATQGQQQQLRGMVPIVLVAKLGPQVMAAARVPPRLQPEELGLAGAHPLDFLLLDAPLGGPLGLDTLLDGDPAMALKHEERKCPYCPDRFHNGIGLANHVRGHLNRVGVSYNVRHFISAEEVKAIERRFSFQKKKKKVANFDPGTFSLMRCDFCGAGFDTRAGLSSHARAHLRDFGITNWELTVSPINILQELLATSAAEQPPSPLGREPGGPPGSFLTSRRPRLPLTVPFPPTWAEDPEPAYGDGLGSEENAMVAMDLGSPSLPKKSLPVPGALEQVASRLSSKVAAEVPHGSKQELQDLKAQSLTTCEVCGACFETRKGLSSHARSHLRQLGVAESESSGAPIDLLYELVKQKGLPDAHLGLPPGLAKKSSSLKEVVAGAPRPGLLTLAKPLDAPAVNKAIKSPPGFSAKGLGHPPSSPLLKKTPLALAGSPTPKNPEDKSPQLSLSPRPASPKAQWPQSEDEGPLNLTLDSDGGRELDCQLCGAWFETRKGLSSHARAHLRHLGVSDPDAKGSPIDVLHGLIRRDGVQIRLPPRRGALAHPGRPPPTSAALSLLPPPPPAKKAKLKAAGMASPWGKQDLSAAAAAGIFWASDVEPSPLNLSSGPEPARDIRCEFCGEFFENRKGLSSHARSHLRQMGVTEWYVNGSPIDTLREILKRRTQSRPGGPPNPPGPSPKTLAKMIGGTGPGSSLEARSPSDLHISPLAKKLPPPPGSPLGHSPTASPPPTARKMFPGLAAPSLPKKLKPEQIRVEIKREMLPGALHGELHPSEGPWGAPREDMTPLNLSSRAEPVRDIRCEFCGEFFENRKGLSSHARSHLRQMGVTEWSVNGSPIDTLREILKKKSKPCLIKKEPPAGDLAPALAEDGPPTMAPGPVQSPLPLSPLAGRPGKPGAGPAQVPRELSLTPITGAKPSATGYLGSVAAKRPLQEDRLLPAEVKAKTYIQTELPFKAKTLHEKTSHSSTEACCELCGLYFENRKALASHARAHLRQFGVTEWCVNGSPIETLSEWIKHRPQKVGAYRSYIQGGRPFTKKFRSAGHGRDSDKRPSLGLAPGGLAVVGRSAGGEPGPEAGRAADSGERPLAASPPGTVKAEEHQRQNINKFERRQARPPDASAARGGEDTNDLQQKLEEVRQPPPRVRPVPSLVPRPPQTSLVKFVGNIYTLKCRFCEVEFQGPLSIQEEWVRHLQRHILEMNFSKADPPPEESQAPQAQTAAAEAP; encoded by the exons ATGAACCCCCACGCTGAGCTAGAGGGCTCTAGAAGGTTCTTGCACCACCGGGGGGAACCAAGGCTTTTGGAGAAACACCCCCAGGGTCGCCCCAGGTTCAACTGGCTCCAAGATGAGGATGAGCAGGGATCCCCCCAGGATGCAGGGCTGCACTTGGACCTGCCTGCCCAGCCGCCACCCCTCGCCCCCTTCAGAAGGGTGTTTGTGCCAGTGGAAGACACCCCGAAGATGCTGGACATGGCGGTGGTGGGTGGCAGAGAAGACCTGGAGGACCTGGAGGGGCTGGCCCAGTCGTCGGAGTGGGGCCTACCCACGTCAGCCTCGGAGGTGGCCACACAGACCTGGACGGTGAACTCGGAGGCGTCTGTGGAGCGGCTGCAGCCGCTACTGCCTCCCATCCGGACCGGGCCCTACCTGTGTGAGCTGCTGGAGGAGGTGGCCGAAGGGGTGGCCAGCCCAGAAGAGGACGAGGACGAGGAGCCGGCCGTGTTCCCATGCATCGAGTGCAGCATCTACTTCAAGCAGAAGGAGCACCTCCTGGAGCACATGAGCCAGCACCGCCGAGCCCCAGGCCAGGAGCCCCCTGCGGACCTGGCCCCGCTGGCCTGCGGTGAGTGTGGCTGGGCCTTTGCCGACCCTGCCGCTCTGGAGCAGCACCGGCAGCTGCACCAGGCCTCCCGGGAGAAGATCATTGAGGAGATCCAAAAGCTGAAGCAAGTTCCAGGGGACGAGGGCCGGGAGGCACGGCTGCAGTGCCCCAAATGTGTCTTTGGCACCAATTCCTCCAGGGCTTATGTGCAGCACGCCAAGCTGCATGTGCGTGAGCCCCCAGGCCAGACCGCCAAGGAGCCTTTTGGAGGCAGCAGTGGGGCTGGCAGCCCCAGCCCTGAGGCCAGCGCCCTCCTCTATCAGCCCTACGGAGCTGCCGTCAGCCTCAGCGCCTGCGTCTTCTGTGGTTTCCCGGCGCCCAGCGAGAGCCTGCTCAGGGAGCACGTGAGGCTGGTGCACGCCCGTCACCACTGGGAGGAGGATGGCGAGGCTTATGAGGAGGACCCTGCCAGCCAACCGGGCACTAGCCAGGATGCTCACGCCTGCTTCCCTGACACTGCTGTGGACTACTTTGGCAAAGCTGAGGCGTCCTTGGCCCCCATGTGGCGGGAGAACCCTGCTGGATATGACCCCAGCCTGGCCTTTGGCCCAGGATGCCAGCAGCTGAGCATCAGAGATTTCCCGCTGTCAAAACCACTCCCGCATCGGGTGGGCCAGAGGCCTCTTGGAAGGCTGGCCTTTCCCTCCACACTAGCATCCACCCCCTACTCCTTACAGCTCGGGAGAAACAAAAGCACCGTCCACCCACAAGGGCTGGGGGAACGGAGGCGCCCTTGgagtgaagaggaggaggaggaggaggaggaagaggaggatgtgGTGCTGACCTCTGAGATGGatttttctcctgaaaatgggGTCTTTTCACCCCTAGCCACCCTTAGCCTCATCCCACAGCCTGCCCTGGAGCTGAAGCGGACATTCCGAGAGGCCCTGCAGGCAGCAGAGGCCACCcaggggcagcagcagcagctccgaGGGATGGTACCCATTGTACTGGTGGCAAAGCTGGGGCCGCAGGTCATGGCGGCGGCTAGGGTGCCCCCGAGGCTGCAGCCCGAGGAGCTGGGGCTGGCAGGCGCACACCCGCTGGACTTCCTGCTCCTGGACGCGCCGCTGGGCGGCCCGCTGGGGTTGGACACACTCCTGGATGGGGACCCGGCCATGGCACTGAAGCACGAGGAACGGAAATGCCCCTACTGCCCCGATCGCTTCCACAACGGCATCGGCTTGGCCAACCACGTCCGGGGCCACCTGAACCGCGTGGGCGTCAGCTACAATGTGCGCCATTTCATCTCCGCTGAGGAGGTGAAGGCCATTGAGCGCAGGTTCTCcttccagaagaagaagaaaaaag TGGCCAACTTTGACCCAGGCACCTTCAGCCTGATGCGCTGTGACTTCTGCGGGGCTGGCTTCGACACACGCGCCGGCCTCTCCAGCCACGCCCGGGCCCACCTACGTGACTTCGGTATCACCAACTGGGAGCTCACTGTCTCGCCCATCAACATCCTGCAGGAGCTGCTGGCCACCTCTGCCGCTGAGCAGCCCCCCAGCCCCCTGGGCCGAGAGCCTGGGGGTCCGCCTGGCAGCTTCCTGACCTCCCGTCGGCCCCGCTTACCTCTCACAGTGCCCTTTCCACCCACCTGGGCTGAGGACCCTGAGCCAGCCTATGGAGATG GCCTGGGTTCTGAGGAAAACGCAATGGTGGCCATGGACTTGGGCTCTCCCTCGCTCCCTAAGAAGAGCCTGCCTGTCCCTGGGGCCCTGGAGCAGGTGGCCAGTCGGCTGAGCAGCAAAGTGGCTGCAGAGGTTCCTCATGGCAGCAAACAGGAGCTGCAGGACCTCAAGG CCCAGAGCCTGACCACCTGCGAGGTCTGCGGCGCCTGCTTTGAGACCCGAAAGGGCCTGTCCAGCCACGCGCGCTCCCACCTGCGGCAGCTGGGAGTGGCGGAGTCGGAGAGCAGCGGCGCACCCATCGACCTCCTCTACGAGCTTGTGAAGCAGAAGGGCCTGCCTGACGCCCACCTTGGGCTGCCCCCGGGCCTGGCTAAGAAGTCCAGCTCGCTGAAGGAGGTGGTCGCCGGGGCACCCCGGCCCGGCTTGCTCACCCTGGCCAAGCCCTTGGATGCCCCTGCTGTCAACAAAGCCATCAAGTCGCCTCCCGGCTTCTCGGCCAAGGGCCTGggccaccctcccagctctccgcTCCTCAAAAAGACACCACTGGCCCTGGCGGGCTCCCCTACCCCTAAGAATCCTGAGGACAAGAGCCCCCAGCTGTCCCTGAGCCCCCGGCCGGCCTCCCCAAAGGCACAGTGGCCTCAGTCTGAGGATGAGGGGCCCTTGAACCTCA CTTTAGATAGTGACGGGGGCAGAGAGCTGGACTGCCAGCTGTGCGGTGCCTGGTTTGAGACCCGCAAGGGCCTGTCCAGCCACGCCCGTGCCCACCTGCGCCACCTGGGCGTCAGCGATCCGGACGCCAAGGGATCCCCCATAGACGTGCTCCACGGGCTCATCAGGAGGGACGGCGTCCAGATCCGCCTCCCACCCAGGCGCGGCGCCCTGGCCCACCCGGGGCGGCCGCCTCCCACCTCCGCGGCCCTCTCCTTGCTCCCCCCCCCACCGCCGGCCAAGAAGGCCAAGCTGAAGGCCGCGGGTATGGCCAGCCCCTGGGGGAAGCAGGACCTCTCGGCCGCCGCAGCCGCCGGCATTTTCTGGGCCTCTGATGTGGAGCCGTCTCCTCTCAACCTCT cctcaggCCCAGAGCCAGCACGAGACATCCGCTGTGAGTTCTGCGGCGAGTTCTTCGAGAACCGCAAGGGCCTCTCGAGCCACGCGCGCTCCCACCTGCGGCAAATGGGCGTGACCGAGTGGTACGTCAATGGCTCACCCATCGACACGCTGCGGGAGATCCTGAAGAGACGGACCCAGTCTCGGCCTGGCGGACCTCCCAACCCACCAGGGCCAAGCCCAAAAACCCTGGCCAAGATGATAGGCGGCACAGGTCCTGGCAGCTCACTGGAAGCCCGCAGCCCCTCGGACCTTCACATCTCACCCTTGGCCAAGAAGTTGCCACCGCCACCAGGCAGCCCCCTGGGCCACTCACCAACTGCCTCTCCTCCTCCTACGGCCCGGAAGATGTTCCCAGGCCTGGCTGCACCCTCCTTGCCCAAGAAGCTGAAGCCTGAACAAATACGGGTGGAGATCAAGCGGGAGATGCTGCCGGGGGCCCTTCATGGGGAACTGCACCCATCTGAGGGTCCCTGGGGGGCGCCACGGGAAGACATGACACCCCTGAACCTGT CGTCCCGGGCAGAGCCGGTGCGCGACATCCGCTGTGAGTTCTGCGGTGAGTTCTTCGAGAACCGCAAGGGCCTGTCGAGTCATGCGCGCTCACACCTGCGGCAGATGGGTGTGACCGAGTGGTCGGTCAATGGTTCGCCCATCGACACACTGCGAGAAATCCTCAAGAAGAAGTCCAAGCCGTGCCTCATCAAGAAGGAGCCACCGGCTGGAGACCTGGCCCCTGCCTTGGCTGAGGATGGGCCTCCCACCATGGCCCCTGGGCCCGTGCAGTCCCCACTGCCGTTGTCACCCCTGGCTGGCCGGCCAGGCAAACCAGGTGCAGGGCCGGCGCAGGTTCCTCGAGAGCTCAGCCTGACGCCCATCACTGGGGCCAAGCCCTCAGCCACTGGCTACCTGGGCTCAGTGGCAGCCAAGCGGCCCCTGCAGGAGGACCGCCTCCTCCCAGCAGAGGTCAAGGCCAAGACCTACATCCAGACTGAACTGCCCTTCAAGGCAAAGACCCTTCACGAGAAGACCTCCCACTCCT CCACCGAGGCCTGCTGCGAGCTGTGTGGCCTTTACTTTGAAAACCGCAAGGCCCTGGCCAGCCACGCAAGGGCACACCTGCGGCAGTTCGGCGTGACCGAGTGGTGCGTCAATGGCTCGCCCATCGAGACACTGAGCGAGTGGATCAAGCACCGGCCCCAGAAGGTGGGCGCCTACCGCAGCTACATCCAGGGCGGCCGCCCCTTCACCAAGAAGTTCCGCAGTGCCGGCCATGGCCGTGACAGTGACAAGCGGCCGTCCCTGGGGCTGGCACCCGGGGGCCTGGCCGTGGTCGGCCGCAGTGCCGGGGGGGAGCCAGGGCCTGAGGCTGGCCGGGCAGCCGACAGTGGTGAGCGGCCTCTGGCAGCCAGCCCGCCAGGCACCGTGAAGGCTGAGGAGCACCAGCGGCAGAACATCAACA AATTCGAACGCCGACAAGCCCGCCCTCCAGATGCCTCCGCAGCCCGGGGAGGCGAGGACACCAATGACCTAcagcagaagctggaggaggTGCGGCAACCCCCACCCCGAGTCCGGCCGGTCCCCTCCCTGGTGCCCCGGCCCCCCCAGACATCACTTGTCAAGTTCGTGGGCAACATCTACACCCTCAAATGCAG GTTCTGTGAGGTGGAATTCCAGGGCCCCCTCTCCATCCAGGAAGAGTGGGTGCGGCACTTACAGCGGCACATCCTGGAGATGAACTTCTCCAAAGCGGACCCCCCGCCTGAGGAGTCCCAGGCCCCGCAGGCACAGACAGCGGCGGCAGAGGCTCCCTAA
- the WIZ gene encoding protein Wiz isoform X5: MANLSPLALPCSCWDGGSLDFRPGSPPPHLLGHFPGTPDGRGPWEHPLVQEAGEGILSERRFEDSVIVRTMNPHAELEGSRRFLHHRGEPRLLEKHPQGRPRFNWLQDEDEQGSPQDAGLHLDLPAQPPPLAPFRRVFVPVEDTPKMLDMAVVGGREDLEDLEGLAQSSEWGLPTSASEVATQTWTVNSEASVERLQPLLPPIRTGPYLCELLEEVAEGVASPEEDEDEEPAVFPCIECSIYFKQKEHLLEHMSQHRRAPGQEPPADLAPLACGECGWAFADPAALEQHRQLHQASREKIIEEIQKLKQVPGDEGREARLQCPKCVFGTNSSRAYVQHAKLHVREPPGQTAKEPFGGSSGAGSPSPEASALLYQPYGAAVSLSACVFCGFPAPSESLLREHVRLVHARHHWEEDGEAYEEDPASQPGTSQDAHACFPDTAVDYFGKAEASLAPMWRENPAGYDPSLAFGPGCQQLSIRDFPLSKPLPHRVGQRPLGRLAFPSTLASTPYSLQLGRNKSTVHPQGLGERRRPWSEEEEEEEEEEEDVVLTSEMDFSPENGVFSPLATLSLIPQPALELKRTFREALQAAEATQGQQQQLRGMVPIVLVAKLGPQVMAAARVPPRLQPEELGLAGAHPLDFLLLDAPLGGPLGLDTLLDGDPAMALKHEERKCPYCPDRFHNGIGLANHVRGHLNRVGVSYNVRHFISAEEVKAIERRFSFQKKKKKVANFDPGTFSLMRCDFCGAGFDTRAGLSSHARAHLRDFGITNWELTVSPINILQELLATSAAEQPPSPLGREPGGPPGSFLTSRRPRLPLTVPFPPTWAEDPEPAYGDAQSLTTCEVCGACFETRKGLSSHARSHLRQLGVAESESSGAPIDLLYELVKQKGLPDAHLGLPPGLAKKSSSLKEVVAGAPRPGLLTLAKPLDAPAVNKAIKSPPGFSAKGLGHPPSSPLLKKTPLALAGSPTPKNPEDKSPQLSLSPRPASPKAQWPQSEDEGPLNLTLDSDGGRELDCQLCGAWFETRKGLSSHARAHLRHLGVSDPDAKGSPIDVLHGLIRRDGVQIRLPPRRGALAHPGRPPPTSAALSLLPPPPPAKKAKLKAAGMASPWGKQDLSAAAAAGIFWASDVEPSPLNLSSGPEPARDIRCEFCGEFFENRKGLSSHARSHLRQMGVTEWYVNGSPIDTLREILKRRTQSRPGGPPNPPGPSPKTLAKMIGGTGPGSSLEARSPSDLHISPLAKKLPPPPGSPLGHSPTASPPPTARKMFPGLAAPSLPKKLKPEQIRVEIKREMLPGALHGELHPSEGPWGAPREDMTPLNLSSRAEPVRDIRCEFCGEFFENRKGLSSHARSHLRQMGVTEWSVNGSPIDTLREILKKKSKPCLIKKEPPAGDLAPALAEDGPPTMAPGPVQSPLPLSPLAGRPGKPGAGPAQVPRELSLTPITGAKPSATGYLGSVAAKRPLQEDRLLPAEVKAKTYIQTELPFKAKTLHEKTSHSSTEACCELCGLYFENRKALASHARAHLRQFGVTEWCVNGSPIETLSEWIKHRPQKVGAYRSYIQGGRPFTKKFRSAGHGRDSDKRPSLGLAPGGLAVVGRSAGGEPGPEAGRAADSGERPLAASPPGTVKAEEHQRQNINKFERRQARPPDASAARGGEDTNDLQQKLEEVRQPPPRVRPVPSLVPRPPQTSLVKFVGNIYTLKCRFCEVEFQGPLSIQEEWVRHLQRHILEMNFSKADPPPEESQAPQAQTAAAEAP; the protein is encoded by the exons ATGGCTAACCTGTCCCCATTGGCACTTCCTTGCAGCTGCTGGGATGGAGGCAGCCTGGACTTCCGGCCGGGCTCCCCACCACCCCATCTCCTGGGCCATTTCCCAGGCACCCCTGATGGCCGGGGACCCTGGGAGCACCCCCTTGtccaggaggctggggagggcatCCTGTCTGAGCGGAGATTCGAGGACTCGGTCATTGTGAGAACCATGAACCCCCACGCTGAGCTAGAGGGCTCTAGAAGGTTCTTGCACCACCGGGGGGAACCAAGGCTTTTGGAGAAACACCCCCAGGGTCGCCCCAGGTTCAACTGGCTCCAAGATGAGGATGAGCAGGGATCCCCCCAGGATGCAGGGCTGCACTTGGACCTGCCTGCCCAGCCGCCACCCCTCGCCCCCTTCAGAAGGGTGTTTGTGCCAGTGGAAGACACCCCGAAGATGCTGGACATGGCGGTGGTGGGTGGCAGAGAAGACCTGGAGGACCTGGAGGGGCTGGCCCAGTCGTCGGAGTGGGGCCTACCCACGTCAGCCTCGGAGGTGGCCACACAGACCTGGACGGTGAACTCGGAGGCGTCTGTGGAGCGGCTGCAGCCGCTACTGCCTCCCATCCGGACCGGGCCCTACCTGTGTGAGCTGCTGGAGGAGGTGGCCGAAGGGGTGGCCAGCCCAGAAGAGGACGAGGACGAGGAGCCGGCCGTGTTCCCATGCATCGAGTGCAGCATCTACTTCAAGCAGAAGGAGCACCTCCTGGAGCACATGAGCCAGCACCGCCGAGCCCCAGGCCAGGAGCCCCCTGCGGACCTGGCCCCGCTGGCCTGCGGTGAGTGTGGCTGGGCCTTTGCCGACCCTGCCGCTCTGGAGCAGCACCGGCAGCTGCACCAGGCCTCCCGGGAGAAGATCATTGAGGAGATCCAAAAGCTGAAGCAAGTTCCAGGGGACGAGGGCCGGGAGGCACGGCTGCAGTGCCCCAAATGTGTCTTTGGCACCAATTCCTCCAGGGCTTATGTGCAGCACGCCAAGCTGCATGTGCGTGAGCCCCCAGGCCAGACCGCCAAGGAGCCTTTTGGAGGCAGCAGTGGGGCTGGCAGCCCCAGCCCTGAGGCCAGCGCCCTCCTCTATCAGCCCTACGGAGCTGCCGTCAGCCTCAGCGCCTGCGTCTTCTGTGGTTTCCCGGCGCCCAGCGAGAGCCTGCTCAGGGAGCACGTGAGGCTGGTGCACGCCCGTCACCACTGGGAGGAGGATGGCGAGGCTTATGAGGAGGACCCTGCCAGCCAACCGGGCACTAGCCAGGATGCTCACGCCTGCTTCCCTGACACTGCTGTGGACTACTTTGGCAAAGCTGAGGCGTCCTTGGCCCCCATGTGGCGGGAGAACCCTGCTGGATATGACCCCAGCCTGGCCTTTGGCCCAGGATGCCAGCAGCTGAGCATCAGAGATTTCCCGCTGTCAAAACCACTCCCGCATCGGGTGGGCCAGAGGCCTCTTGGAAGGCTGGCCTTTCCCTCCACACTAGCATCCACCCCCTACTCCTTACAGCTCGGGAGAAACAAAAGCACCGTCCACCCACAAGGGCTGGGGGAACGGAGGCGCCCTTGgagtgaagaggaggaggaggaggaggaggaagaggaggatgtgGTGCTGACCTCTGAGATGGatttttctcctgaaaatgggGTCTTTTCACCCCTAGCCACCCTTAGCCTCATCCCACAGCCTGCCCTGGAGCTGAAGCGGACATTCCGAGAGGCCCTGCAGGCAGCAGAGGCCACCcaggggcagcagcagcagctccgaGGGATGGTACCCATTGTACTGGTGGCAAAGCTGGGGCCGCAGGTCATGGCGGCGGCTAGGGTGCCCCCGAGGCTGCAGCCCGAGGAGCTGGGGCTGGCAGGCGCACACCCGCTGGACTTCCTGCTCCTGGACGCGCCGCTGGGCGGCCCGCTGGGGTTGGACACACTCCTGGATGGGGACCCGGCCATGGCACTGAAGCACGAGGAACGGAAATGCCCCTACTGCCCCGATCGCTTCCACAACGGCATCGGCTTGGCCAACCACGTCCGGGGCCACCTGAACCGCGTGGGCGTCAGCTACAATGTGCGCCATTTCATCTCCGCTGAGGAGGTGAAGGCCATTGAGCGCAGGTTCTCcttccagaagaagaagaaaaaag TGGCCAACTTTGACCCAGGCACCTTCAGCCTGATGCGCTGTGACTTCTGCGGGGCTGGCTTCGACACACGCGCCGGCCTCTCCAGCCACGCCCGGGCCCACCTACGTGACTTCGGTATCACCAACTGGGAGCTCACTGTCTCGCCCATCAACATCCTGCAGGAGCTGCTGGCCACCTCTGCCGCTGAGCAGCCCCCCAGCCCCCTGGGCCGAGAGCCTGGGGGTCCGCCTGGCAGCTTCCTGACCTCCCGTCGGCCCCGCTTACCTCTCACAGTGCCCTTTCCACCCACCTGGGCTGAGGACCCTGAGCCAGCCTATGGAGATG CCCAGAGCCTGACCACCTGCGAGGTCTGCGGCGCCTGCTTTGAGACCCGAAAGGGCCTGTCCAGCCACGCGCGCTCCCACCTGCGGCAGCTGGGAGTGGCGGAGTCGGAGAGCAGCGGCGCACCCATCGACCTCCTCTACGAGCTTGTGAAGCAGAAGGGCCTGCCTGACGCCCACCTTGGGCTGCCCCCGGGCCTGGCTAAGAAGTCCAGCTCGCTGAAGGAGGTGGTCGCCGGGGCACCCCGGCCCGGCTTGCTCACCCTGGCCAAGCCCTTGGATGCCCCTGCTGTCAACAAAGCCATCAAGTCGCCTCCCGGCTTCTCGGCCAAGGGCCTGggccaccctcccagctctccgcTCCTCAAAAAGACACCACTGGCCCTGGCGGGCTCCCCTACCCCTAAGAATCCTGAGGACAAGAGCCCCCAGCTGTCCCTGAGCCCCCGGCCGGCCTCCCCAAAGGCACAGTGGCCTCAGTCTGAGGATGAGGGGCCCTTGAACCTCA CTTTAGATAGTGACGGGGGCAGAGAGCTGGACTGCCAGCTGTGCGGTGCCTGGTTTGAGACCCGCAAGGGCCTGTCCAGCCACGCCCGTGCCCACCTGCGCCACCTGGGCGTCAGCGATCCGGACGCCAAGGGATCCCCCATAGACGTGCTCCACGGGCTCATCAGGAGGGACGGCGTCCAGATCCGCCTCCCACCCAGGCGCGGCGCCCTGGCCCACCCGGGGCGGCCGCCTCCCACCTCCGCGGCCCTCTCCTTGCTCCCCCCCCCACCGCCGGCCAAGAAGGCCAAGCTGAAGGCCGCGGGTATGGCCAGCCCCTGGGGGAAGCAGGACCTCTCGGCCGCCGCAGCCGCCGGCATTTTCTGGGCCTCTGATGTGGAGCCGTCTCCTCTCAACCTCT cctcaggCCCAGAGCCAGCACGAGACATCCGCTGTGAGTTCTGCGGCGAGTTCTTCGAGAACCGCAAGGGCCTCTCGAGCCACGCGCGCTCCCACCTGCGGCAAATGGGCGTGACCGAGTGGTACGTCAATGGCTCACCCATCGACACGCTGCGGGAGATCCTGAAGAGACGGACCCAGTCTCGGCCTGGCGGACCTCCCAACCCACCAGGGCCAAGCCCAAAAACCCTGGCCAAGATGATAGGCGGCACAGGTCCTGGCAGCTCACTGGAAGCCCGCAGCCCCTCGGACCTTCACATCTCACCCTTGGCCAAGAAGTTGCCACCGCCACCAGGCAGCCCCCTGGGCCACTCACCAACTGCCTCTCCTCCTCCTACGGCCCGGAAGATGTTCCCAGGCCTGGCTGCACCCTCCTTGCCCAAGAAGCTGAAGCCTGAACAAATACGGGTGGAGATCAAGCGGGAGATGCTGCCGGGGGCCCTTCATGGGGAACTGCACCCATCTGAGGGTCCCTGGGGGGCGCCACGGGAAGACATGACACCCCTGAACCTGT CGTCCCGGGCAGAGCCGGTGCGCGACATCCGCTGTGAGTTCTGCGGTGAGTTCTTCGAGAACCGCAAGGGCCTGTCGAGTCATGCGCGCTCACACCTGCGGCAGATGGGTGTGACCGAGTGGTCGGTCAATGGTTCGCCCATCGACACACTGCGAGAAATCCTCAAGAAGAAGTCCAAGCCGTGCCTCATCAAGAAGGAGCCACCGGCTGGAGACCTGGCCCCTGCCTTGGCTGAGGATGGGCCTCCCACCATGGCCCCTGGGCCCGTGCAGTCCCCACTGCCGTTGTCACCCCTGGCTGGCCGGCCAGGCAAACCAGGTGCAGGGCCGGCGCAGGTTCCTCGAGAGCTCAGCCTGACGCCCATCACTGGGGCCAAGCCCTCAGCCACTGGCTACCTGGGCTCAGTGGCAGCCAAGCGGCCCCTGCAGGAGGACCGCCTCCTCCCAGCAGAGGTCAAGGCCAAGACCTACATCCAGACTGAACTGCCCTTCAAGGCAAAGACCCTTCACGAGAAGACCTCCCACTCCT CCACCGAGGCCTGCTGCGAGCTGTGTGGCCTTTACTTTGAAAACCGCAAGGCCCTGGCCAGCCACGCAAGGGCACACCTGCGGCAGTTCGGCGTGACCGAGTGGTGCGTCAATGGCTCGCCCATCGAGACACTGAGCGAGTGGATCAAGCACCGGCCCCAGAAGGTGGGCGCCTACCGCAGCTACATCCAGGGCGGCCGCCCCTTCACCAAGAAGTTCCGCAGTGCCGGCCATGGCCGTGACAGTGACAAGCGGCCGTCCCTGGGGCTGGCACCCGGGGGCCTGGCCGTGGTCGGCCGCAGTGCCGGGGGGGAGCCAGGGCCTGAGGCTGGCCGGGCAGCCGACAGTGGTGAGCGGCCTCTGGCAGCCAGCCCGCCAGGCACCGTGAAGGCTGAGGAGCACCAGCGGCAGAACATCAACA AATTCGAACGCCGACAAGCCCGCCCTCCAGATGCCTCCGCAGCCCGGGGAGGCGAGGACACCAATGACCTAcagcagaagctggaggaggTGCGGCAACCCCCACCCCGAGTCCGGCCGGTCCCCTCCCTGGTGCCCCGGCCCCCCCAGACATCACTTGTCAAGTTCGTGGGCAACATCTACACCCTCAAATGCAG GTTCTGTGAGGTGGAATTCCAGGGCCCCCTCTCCATCCAGGAAGAGTGGGTGCGGCACTTACAGCGGCACATCCTGGAGATGAACTTCTCCAAAGCGGACCCCCCGCCTGAGGAGTCCCAGGCCCCGCAGGCACAGACAGCGGCGGCAGAGGCTCCCTAA